The proteins below come from a single Burkholderia contaminans genomic window:
- a CDS encoding SDR family NAD(P)-dependent oxidoreductase, whose amino-acid sequence MTHPQPRTIVITGAGTGIGAACARRFARRGDRVVLIGRRRAPLDALAAETGGLALAGDAASTADWAGFLPRIAERFGRVDALVACAGGHGLGRADETDDAQWRDAMHANLDTAFVSARACLPDLIAQRGSIVLVASIAALAAGPSVCGYTVGKHALLGLARSLARDYGPHGVRANAVCPGWVRTPMADAEMEPLMSAHGDTLDGAYARVSADVPLRRAADPDEIAAVCAFLTSPDASFVTGATLVADGGAMVVDVPTLAFDKL is encoded by the coding sequence ATGACCCACCCGCAACCCCGCACGATCGTGATCACCGGCGCGGGCACCGGTATCGGCGCCGCGTGCGCGCGCCGCTTCGCCCGCCGCGGCGACCGCGTCGTGCTGATCGGGCGGCGCCGGGCGCCGCTCGACGCGCTGGCCGCCGAAACGGGCGGCCTCGCGCTGGCCGGCGATGCCGCGAGCACCGCCGACTGGGCCGGCTTCCTGCCGCGGATCGCCGAACGCTTCGGCCGCGTCGACGCGCTCGTCGCGTGCGCGGGCGGCCACGGCCTCGGCCGCGCGGACGAAACCGACGACGCGCAATGGCGCGACGCGATGCACGCGAACCTCGACACCGCGTTCGTCAGCGCGCGCGCGTGCCTGCCCGACCTGATCGCGCAGCGCGGCAGCATCGTGCTGGTCGCGTCGATCGCCGCGCTCGCGGCCGGCCCCAGCGTGTGCGGCTATACGGTCGGCAAGCATGCGCTGCTCGGGCTCGCGCGGTCGCTCGCACGCGACTACGGGCCGCACGGCGTGCGGGCGAACGCGGTATGCCCCGGCTGGGTCCGCACGCCGATGGCCGACGCGGAGATGGAGCCGCTGATGTCGGCACACGGCGACACGCTCGACGGTGCGTATGCGCGCGTCAGCGCCGACGTGCCGCTGCGGCGCGCGGCAGACCCGGACGAGATCGCGGCCGTGTGCGCGTTCCTCACGTCGCCGGACGCGTCTTTCGTGACCGGCGCGACGCTCGTCGCCGACGGCGGCGCGATGGTCGTCGACGTGCCGACGCTCGCGTTCGACAAGCTTTGA
- a CDS encoding LysR family transcriptional regulator yields MNIRFLETFVWLAKLENFRLTAEKLHTTQAAVSSRIASLEEAFDVRLFDRNTRSATLTPAGRRMLAYAERIVRLDGEMRRDIDAASDAGLIRIGVIESIVHSWFPALMAQLRERYPRLDVEITSDTTLHLIRLLSTDGVDLILQTDPVPGPDFTNLPLCEFPVRWAASPRLGLGGQPLDVARLAEFPIISFSRHSGPHATIERLFAAVERPASINCITSVAAMIRLVADGFGVAALPPAIIGRELHEGALELLDVEPEFPALPLVATYRSQGLPVAARIAELASEVARAMSAAANHAKTAAPDTVGKALARPATKANTRAKAPAKAKRTTQSAPPPAQLRPRRS; encoded by the coding sequence ATGAACATCCGGTTTCTTGAAACCTTCGTCTGGCTCGCGAAGCTGGAAAACTTCCGGCTCACGGCCGAAAAACTGCACACCACACAGGCCGCCGTATCGAGCCGCATCGCGTCGCTCGAGGAGGCATTCGACGTACGCCTGTTCGACCGCAACACGCGCTCGGCCACGCTCACGCCCGCCGGGCGCCGCATGCTCGCGTACGCGGAGCGAATCGTGCGGCTCGACGGCGAAATGCGCCGCGACATCGATGCGGCGAGCGACGCGGGCCTGATCCGGATCGGCGTGATCGAATCGATCGTGCACAGCTGGTTCCCCGCGCTGATGGCGCAACTGCGCGAGCGCTATCCACGCCTAGACGTCGAGATCACGAGCGACACGACGCTGCACCTGATCCGCCTGCTGAGCACCGACGGCGTCGACCTGATCCTGCAGACAGACCCGGTGCCGGGCCCCGATTTCACGAACCTGCCGCTGTGCGAATTCCCGGTGCGCTGGGCGGCCAGCCCGCGCCTCGGGCTCGGCGGCCAGCCGCTCGACGTCGCGCGCCTGGCCGAATTCCCGATCATCAGCTTCTCGCGCCACTCGGGGCCGCACGCGACGATCGAGCGGCTGTTCGCGGCCGTCGAGCGGCCGGCCAGCATCAACTGCATCACGTCGGTCGCCGCGATGATCCGCCTCGTCGCCGACGGCTTCGGCGTGGCCGCGCTGCCGCCCGCGATCATCGGGCGCGAGCTGCACGAAGGCGCGCTCGAACTGCTCGACGTCGAACCCGAATTCCCCGCGCTGCCGCTCGTCGCGACGTACCGCAGCCAGGGCTTGCCGGTGGCCGCGCGCATCGCGGAACTGGCCAGCGAAGTCGCGCGTGCGATGTCGGCCGCCGCGAATCACGCAAAGACGGCCGCGCCCGATACCGTGGGCAAAGCACTCGCCCGTCCGGCGACGAAGGCAAATACCCGAGCGAAAGCACCCGCAAAAGCGAAGCGCACGACGCAATCCGCCCCGCCTCCCGCGCAACTCCGCCCGCGCCGCTCATAA
- a CDS encoding DUF4286 family protein, with translation MTRLTLPHGQLCVWTDIDPAHEADFNAWYDREHMQERVAIPGFTHARRFRATDRGPRKYLALYVTNALDVFHGDAYRRAFTQQTAWSLANFERMTGTQRRVGELTIEAGDGEGAHLALFVLPPDRIDVPHLRKRFDDVLHEPGIHAARLFRTAPELSAPIGADAAARPAADALVLIEGSDAAATRRVAATLAGHDDVRTFDLMWRAAAPLHVTRSDVEAEPAAALPA, from the coding sequence ATGACCCGCCTTACCCTTCCGCACGGCCAGCTTTGCGTCTGGACGGATATCGACCCCGCGCACGAAGCCGATTTCAACGCGTGGTACGACCGCGAGCACATGCAGGAACGTGTCGCGATTCCCGGCTTCACGCATGCGCGGCGCTTTCGCGCGACCGATCGCGGCCCGCGCAAGTACCTCGCGCTGTACGTGACGAACGCGCTCGACGTGTTCCATGGCGACGCGTACCGACGCGCGTTCACTCAGCAGACCGCGTGGTCGCTCGCGAACTTCGAGCGCATGACGGGCACGCAGCGACGCGTCGGAGAACTGACGATCGAGGCCGGCGACGGCGAAGGCGCGCATCTCGCACTGTTCGTGCTGCCGCCGGATCGCATCGACGTGCCGCACCTGCGCAAGCGCTTCGACGACGTGCTGCACGAACCGGGGATCCACGCCGCGCGACTCTTTCGCACCGCGCCCGAACTGTCCGCGCCGATCGGCGCCGATGCGGCCGCCCGCCCGGCCGCCGATGCGCTCGTGCTGATCGAAGGCAGCGATGCGGCCGCGACGCGCCGCGTCGCCGCCACGCTCGCCGGCCACGACGACGTGCGCACCTTCGACCTGATGTGGCGCGCCGCCGCCCCGCTGCATGTAACGCGCAGCGACGTCGAAGCCGAGCCCGCAGCCGCGCTGCCCGCCTGA
- a CDS encoding MFS transporter, whose translation MPDTMSTLAQPAAHAPRRVRNSRLATASMIGTSLEWYDFTIYNTLAALVFNHLFFPSVDPLAGTILAFSTYAVGYVSRPLGGFVFGNLGDRIGRRAVLMLTLVLMGVTTALMGALPTYAQAGILSPILLVALRFVQGVALGGEWAGAVLLSVEHGDQKRRGLSASWTQIGPSFGTLLGTGCIALVTLSTTSGDFLSWGWRVPFAASALLVVFGFWLRRGVDETPQFEQLAESHATAEVPVADVLKYHWKRLLIAGGSRIGSDVLYALIVVFTLTYVTTVLHLSRPVALTAVMIGTACNALAVPFFGALSDRFGRRPVYLAGALAGIVWAFVFFTLLDSARPGAIVAAVAIGLVIHAVMYGPQGAFVTEQFPTRVRYAGSSLAYTLAGIVGGGFAPLVIAALFRQTGTTTAVSLYVVAALVVTSIALVVARETAHKPLAD comes from the coding sequence ATGCCCGACACCATGAGCACTCTCGCCCAGCCCGCCGCCCACGCGCCCCGCCGCGTCCGCAACAGCCGACTCGCGACCGCGAGCATGATCGGCACGTCGCTCGAGTGGTACGACTTCACGATCTACAACACGCTCGCCGCGCTCGTCTTCAACCACCTGTTCTTTCCGTCGGTCGATCCGCTGGCCGGCACGATCCTCGCGTTCTCGACCTATGCGGTCGGCTACGTATCGCGCCCGCTCGGCGGTTTCGTGTTCGGCAATCTCGGCGACCGCATCGGCCGCCGTGCGGTGCTGATGCTCACACTGGTGCTGATGGGCGTGACGACCGCGTTGATGGGCGCGCTGCCGACCTACGCGCAGGCCGGCATCCTGAGCCCGATCCTGCTCGTCGCGCTGCGCTTCGTGCAGGGCGTCGCGCTCGGCGGCGAATGGGCCGGCGCGGTGCTGCTGTCGGTCGAGCACGGCGACCAGAAGCGACGCGGGCTGTCCGCATCGTGGACGCAGATCGGCCCGTCGTTCGGCACGCTGCTCGGCACCGGCTGCATCGCGCTCGTGACGCTGTCGACCACGTCCGGCGACTTCCTGTCGTGGGGCTGGCGCGTACCGTTCGCGGCCAGCGCACTGCTCGTCGTGTTCGGCTTCTGGCTGCGACGCGGCGTCGACGAAACGCCGCAGTTCGAGCAGCTCGCCGAATCGCACGCGACCGCCGAGGTGCCCGTCGCCGACGTGCTGAAGTACCACTGGAAGCGCCTGCTGATCGCGGGTGGCTCGCGGATCGGCTCGGACGTGCTGTATGCGCTGATCGTCGTGTTCACGCTCACCTACGTGACGACCGTGCTGCATCTGTCGCGCCCCGTCGCCTTGACGGCCGTGATGATCGGCACGGCCTGCAACGCGCTCGCGGTGCCGTTCTTCGGCGCGCTGTCGGACCGCTTCGGCCGCCGGCCTGTGTATCTCGCCGGCGCGCTCGCGGGCATCGTGTGGGCGTTCGTGTTCTTCACGCTGCTCGATTCGGCGCGCCCCGGTGCGATCGTCGCGGCCGTCGCGATCGGCCTCGTGATCCACGCGGTGATGTACGGCCCGCAGGGCGCGTTCGTGACCGAACAGTTCCCGACCCGCGTGCGCTATGCGGGCTCGTCGCTCGCGTACACGCTCGCCGGCATCGTCGGCGGCGGCTTCGCGCCGCTCGTGATTGCCGCGCTGTTCCGGCAGACGGGCACGACGACGGCCGTGTCGCTGTATGTCGTCGCCGCGCTCGTCGTCACGTCGATCGCGCTCGTCGTCGCACGCGAAACCGCGCACAAGCCGCTCGCGGATTGA
- a CDS encoding DUF2848 domain-containing protein, with translation MPTLLFNVISRQRAPATVDVEIQRVVIAGWAGRDPAAIQAHIDELAALGVAPPSTTPCFYRVSAALLTQAPAIGVLGARSGGEIECVLVDSAAGTLVTVGSDHTDREVEAYGVAVSKQVCAKPLGHDAWLYADVADHWDAIEMRSWLISRDGERTAYQHGAVNGLLAPEVLWQRFDGCRTMPARGAMYGGTVAVHGPIAAMGDGDAFEMELHDPVLGRSLRHRYAVEVLPIVA, from the coding sequence ATGCCAACCCTGTTGTTCAACGTGATTTCCCGGCAACGCGCGCCGGCCACCGTCGACGTCGAAATCCAGCGCGTCGTGATCGCCGGCTGGGCCGGCCGCGATCCGGCCGCGATCCAGGCGCATATCGACGAACTCGCGGCGCTCGGCGTCGCGCCGCCGTCGACCACGCCCTGCTTCTATCGCGTGTCGGCCGCGCTGCTCACGCAGGCGCCCGCGATCGGCGTGCTCGGCGCACGCTCGGGCGGCGAGATCGAATGCGTGCTGGTCGACAGCGCGGCCGGCACGCTCGTGACCGTCGGCTCCGATCATACGGATCGTGAGGTCGAAGCCTACGGCGTCGCGGTGTCGAAGCAGGTGTGCGCGAAACCGCTCGGCCACGACGCGTGGCTTTACGCGGACGTCGCGGATCACTGGGATGCGATCGAGATGCGTTCGTGGCTGATTTCTCGCGATGGCGAGCGGACGGCATACCAGCATGGCGCGGTGAATGGCCTGCTTGCGCCCGAGGTGCTGTGGCAGCGCTTCGACGGTTGCCGGACGATGCCCGCGCGCGGCGCGATGTATGGCGGCACGGTTGCCGTGCATGGCCCGATCGCGGCGATGGGCGACGGGGATGCGTTCGAGATGGAACTGCACGATCCGGTGCTCGGGCGCAGCCTTCGGCACCGCTATGCAGTGGAGGTGTTGCCGATCGTCGCGTAG
- a CDS encoding NAD-dependent epimerase/dehydratase family protein gives MTTHAGGTQRQALVLGASGGIGGEVARQLRDAGWLVRGLKRGLDAEVAERDGITWIRGDAMDRDAVVRAARGCSVIVHAVNPPGYRNWAGQVLPMIDNTIAAAKAERATIVLPGTVYNYGPDAFPVLVEDAPQHPSTRKGAIRVELERRLQDAAGQGVRTIIVRAGDFFGPKLTGNSWFAAGFVKAGQPVASISVPGRAGIGHQWSYVPDAARAMVELIERRDTLEPFARFHLGGHWDADGTQMAEAVRRIAQRHGLRPTVRKFPWWFVWAAAPFVTTLRELLEMRYLWREPVRLDNTRVTAVLGREPVTPLDTAVEATLAGLGCLK, from the coding sequence ATGACGACCCATGCAGGCGGGACGCAACGACAGGCACTCGTGCTCGGCGCGAGCGGCGGAATTGGCGGCGAAGTCGCGCGGCAGTTGCGCGATGCGGGCTGGCTGGTGCGCGGGTTGAAGCGCGGGCTCGACGCCGAAGTCGCGGAGCGCGACGGCATCACCTGGATCCGCGGCGACGCGATGGACCGCGACGCGGTCGTCCGGGCCGCGCGCGGCTGCAGCGTGATCGTGCACGCGGTGAATCCGCCGGGCTACCGGAACTGGGCCGGGCAGGTGCTGCCGATGATCGACAACACGATCGCGGCGGCGAAGGCGGAGCGGGCGACCATCGTGCTGCCGGGCACCGTCTACAACTACGGGCCCGATGCGTTTCCAGTGCTGGTCGAAGATGCGCCGCAGCATCCGTCGACGCGCAAGGGCGCGATCCGCGTCGAACTGGAGCGCCGGCTGCAGGATGCGGCCGGGCAGGGCGTTCGCACGATCATCGTGCGCGCCGGCGATTTCTTCGGGCCGAAGCTCACCGGCAACAGCTGGTTTGCGGCGGGGTTCGTCAAGGCCGGTCAGCCGGTTGCGTCCATCAGCGTGCCGGGGCGGGCCGGCATCGGACACCAATGGTCGTATGTGCCGGACGCCGCGCGCGCGATGGTCGAACTGATCGAGCGGCGCGACACGCTGGAGCCGTTCGCGCGCTTTCACCTGGGCGGGCATTGGGATGCGGACGGCACGCAGATGGCGGAGGCCGTGCGCCGCATCGCGCAGCGGCACGGGCTGCGCCCGACGGTGCGCAAGTTCCCGTGGTGGTTCGTGTGGGCCGCGGCGCCGTTCGTCACGACGCTGCGCGAACTGCTCGAGATGCGCTACCTGTGGCGCGAGCCGGTCCGGCTCGACAACACGCGGGTGACCGCGGTGCTCGGCCGGGAGCCCGTGACGCCGCTCGACACGGCGGTGGAGGCGACGCTGGCGGGGCTCGGGTGTCTCAAGTGA
- a CDS encoding LysR family transcriptional regulator, with protein sequence MAIDLNWERYRTFLAVLTEGSLSGAARALGITQPTAGRHVAALEAAFGQTLFTRSPSGLLPTEAALALRGHAEALRSAAAAFERAAASHGAGVRGIVRISASDVIAVEVLPPVLAQLRRDHPGLVIELVPTDRIQDVLKREADIAIRMAPPTQEALVARRIGEIDIGLYARDDYLARNGAPTTIDELAHHALIGFDTVTPFIRSAGRGMPLWKRDAFSLRTDSNLAQLAMIRAGFGIGFCQSGLAKRDARLVRVLPDKLAMQLETWVVMHEDLRSSPRCRAVFDALADGLRAYVNGEAIE encoded by the coding sequence ATGGCCATCGATCTGAACTGGGAACGCTACCGCACCTTCCTCGCCGTACTGACGGAAGGCTCGTTGTCGGGCGCTGCGCGCGCCCTCGGCATCACGCAGCCAACCGCCGGCCGCCACGTCGCGGCGCTCGAGGCCGCATTCGGCCAGACGCTGTTCACGCGATCGCCGTCCGGCCTGCTGCCGACCGAGGCGGCGCTCGCGCTGCGCGGCCACGCGGAGGCGCTGCGCAGCGCGGCGGCCGCGTTCGAGCGCGCGGCCGCGAGCCACGGCGCCGGCGTGCGCGGCATCGTGCGGATCTCGGCCAGCGACGTGATCGCCGTCGAAGTGCTGCCGCCGGTTCTCGCGCAGTTGCGGCGCGACCATCCGGGGCTCGTCATCGAACTGGTGCCGACCGATCGCATCCAGGACGTCCTCAAGCGCGAGGCCGACATCGCGATCCGGATGGCGCCGCCCACGCAGGAGGCGCTCGTTGCGCGGCGCATCGGCGAAATCGACATCGGCCTGTATGCGCGCGACGACTACCTGGCGCGCAACGGTGCACCCACGACGATCGACGAACTCGCGCATCACGCGCTGATCGGCTTCGACACGGTCACGCCGTTCATCCGCTCCGCGGGCCGCGGCATGCCGCTGTGGAAGCGCGATGCGTTCTCGCTGCGCACCGACAGCAACCTCGCGCAGCTCGCGATGATCCGTGCCGGCTTCGGGATCGGCTTCTGCCAGAGCGGGCTCGCGAAACGCGACGCGCGGCTCGTACGCGTGCTGCCGGACAAGCTCGCGATGCAGCTGGAAACCTGGGTCGTGATGCACGAGGACCTGCGGTCGAGCCCGCGCTGCCGCGCGGTGTTCGACGCGCTGGCCGACGGGCTGCGTGCGTATGTGAACGGCGAAGCCATCGAATAG
- a CDS encoding DUF7660 family protein: MNDELQRQMAAKLQDALERVVDERSLIHFLRVLGHDWNTERQLEADVPPSPYSRAALGWENHSIGAYLDAMVDWAEASEEGLRFYDVPDNPWRRMADILFAGKIYE, translated from the coding sequence ATGAACGACGAACTGCAACGCCAGATGGCCGCGAAGCTGCAGGATGCGCTGGAGCGCGTGGTCGACGAACGCTCGCTGATCCACTTCCTGCGCGTGCTCGGCCACGACTGGAACACGGAGCGCCAGCTCGAGGCCGACGTGCCGCCGTCGCCGTACTCCCGCGCCGCGCTCGGCTGGGAAAACCACTCGATCGGCGCGTACCTGGACGCGATGGTCGACTGGGCTGAGGCGTCGGAGGAAGGGCTGCGTTTCTACGACGTGCCCGACAACCCGTGGCGGCGCATGGCGGACATCCTGTTCGCCGGGAAAATCTACGAATAG
- a CDS encoding LysR family transcriptional regulator, producing the protein MRGFDLDQLRTFAAVADAGSLTAAAPLLHLSQSTVSEQVRKLESRAGVPLFVRSKRGVEPTPAGSRLLQHARRIVALNEAAFDEVRGQAIKGELRVAITDYYRTNEVAGLLARLRECYPQLSLHVSAMKSADIEAAHARGQVDLGVVMNLSSGPFRPASADTRWVLRREPLSWVASPALAEQLPEPLPLVLLPDDCMMHQVAVRSLDEQHMPYRLVHSASGVAGLQSMLAAGLGVGCLCASAIGEGMMRLGAKYRLPPLPDAVFSLTPPMSGEREAVTQAREVLSRQLLM; encoded by the coding sequence ATGCGTGGGTTCGACCTGGATCAGTTGCGTACTTTCGCGGCGGTCGCGGATGCCGGCAGCCTGACGGCCGCCGCGCCGCTGCTGCACCTGTCGCAGTCGACGGTCAGCGAGCAGGTGCGCAAGCTCGAATCGCGCGCCGGCGTGCCGCTGTTCGTGCGCAGCAAGCGCGGGGTCGAGCCGACTCCGGCCGGCTCGCGGCTGCTGCAGCACGCGCGGCGCATCGTCGCGCTGAACGAGGCCGCGTTCGACGAAGTGCGCGGTCAGGCGATCAAGGGCGAGCTGCGCGTCGCGATCACCGATTACTACCGGACCAACGAAGTCGCGGGGCTGCTCGCGCGGCTGCGGGAGTGCTACCCGCAATTGAGCCTGCACGTCAGCGCGATGAAGAGCGCGGATATCGAAGCGGCGCATGCGCGCGGGCAGGTCGATCTCGGCGTGGTGATGAACCTGTCGAGCGGGCCGTTCCGGCCGGCGTCGGCCGATACGCGCTGGGTGCTGCGGCGCGAGCCGCTGTCGTGGGTCGCATCGCCCGCCCTCGCCGAGCAGTTGCCCGAGCCGCTGCCGCTCGTGCTGCTGCCGGACGACTGCATGATGCATCAGGTCGCGGTGCGCTCGCTCGACGAGCAGCACATGCCGTACCGGCTCGTGCACAGCGCGTCGGGGGTCGCGGGGCTGCAGTCGATGCTGGCGGCGGGGCTCGGCGTGGGCTGCCTGTGCGCGTCGGCGATCGGCGAGGGCATGATGCGGCTCGGCGCGAAATACCGGCTGCCGCCGCTGCCCGACGCGGTGTTTTCGCTGACGCCGCCGATGTCCGGCGAACGCGAAGCCGTCACGCAGGCGCGCGAGGTGCTGTCGCGGCAATTGCTGATGTAG
- a CDS encoding MFS transporter, producing MTNDTLAPCVPAGTAAAATPRSHHGWALVVLLVGAILPPLDYFIVNLALPAIRDGIGARPAELQLVVSAYACANAVVQITGGRLGDLYGRKRMFMIGMAGFVVASTLCGLAGSGAVLVGGRVLQGLFAAILAPQVLATIRSVFSPQEQVRVMGFYGFVFGLAAVIGQLGGGALISLHPFGLGWRAIFLVNLPIGILALIGSWRFIPESRPPKGQRIDVPGMALLSLFLLMLVYPLTHGREAGWPLWMVACLVGALPMLGALLAVEARRLAGGHDPLLDVRLFSNPVVALGLVLAFLFYTLSAFFLSYGIYLQGCLNWSPLASGLAILPLGLGFLSSPLLMPRLVGRFGGYRVLTLGFAMLAAGVATAAALAGAATPGAGFYVGIAAIGIGQGLVLPSVVRIVLAEVETARAGVASGMVTAMLQIGAAVGAATIGGVFFARLGVHPAAIDYVQGFRTSMFTLTVVLLVCVALSTALGPLHRRLHAGA from the coding sequence ATGACGAACGACACCCTTGCTCCCTGCGTGCCGGCCGGCACGGCCGCCGCGGCGACGCCGCGCAGCCATCACGGCTGGGCGCTGGTGGTCCTGCTGGTTGGCGCGATTTTGCCGCCGCTCGACTACTTCATTGTGAATCTCGCGCTGCCGGCCATCCGCGACGGCATCGGCGCGCGCCCGGCCGAGCTGCAGCTGGTCGTGTCCGCGTATGCGTGCGCGAACGCGGTCGTGCAGATCACCGGCGGCCGGCTCGGCGACCTGTACGGCCGCAAGCGGATGTTCATGATCGGGATGGCCGGCTTCGTCGTCGCGTCGACGCTGTGCGGGCTTGCCGGCAGCGGCGCGGTGCTGGTCGGCGGCCGTGTGCTGCAGGGCCTGTTCGCCGCGATCCTCGCGCCGCAGGTGCTCGCGACGATCCGCAGTGTGTTCAGCCCGCAGGAGCAGGTGCGCGTGATGGGCTTCTACGGTTTCGTGTTCGGTCTCGCAGCCGTGATCGGCCAGCTCGGCGGCGGCGCGTTGATCAGCCTGCATCCGTTCGGGCTCGGCTGGCGCGCGATCTTCCTCGTCAACCTGCCGATCGGCATCCTCGCGCTGATCGGCAGCTGGCGCTTCATCCCGGAAAGCCGGCCGCCGAAAGGCCAGCGCATCGACGTGCCGGGCATGGCGCTGCTGTCGCTGTTCCTGCTGATGCTCGTGTACCCGCTCACGCACGGTCGCGAGGCCGGCTGGCCGCTGTGGATGGTCGCGTGCCTCGTCGGCGCGCTGCCGATGCTCGGTGCGCTGCTGGCGGTCGAGGCGCGCCGCCTCGCGGGCGGCCACGATCCGCTGCTCGACGTGCGCCTGTTCAGCAACCCCGTCGTCGCGCTCGGGCTCGTGCTGGCGTTCCTGTTCTATACGCTGAGCGCGTTTTTCCTGAGTTACGGGATCTACCTGCAGGGCTGCCTGAACTGGTCGCCGCTCGCGTCGGGGCTCGCGATCCTGCCGCTCGGGCTCGGCTTCCTGTCGAGCCCGCTGCTGATGCCGCGACTCGTCGGCCGGTTCGGCGGCTATCGCGTGCTCACGCTGGGCTTCGCGATGCTCGCGGCCGGCGTCGCGACGGCCGCCGCGCTGGCGGGTGCAGCCACGCCGGGCGCCGGCTTTTACGTAGGGATCGCGGCGATCGGGATCGGCCAGGGCCTCGTGCTGCCGTCGGTCGTACGGATCGTGCTCGCGGAAGTCGAAACGGCCCGCGCGGGTGTGGCATCCGGCATGGTCACCGCGATGCTGCAGATCGGTGCGGCCGTCGGCGCCGCGACGATCGGCGGCGTGTTCTTCGCGCGGCTCGGCGTGCATCCGGCTGCGATCGACTACGTGCAGGGGTTCCGGACGTCGATGTTCACGCTGACGGTGGTGTTGCTGGTGTGCGTCGCATTGTCGACGGCGCTCGGGCCGCTGCATCGGCGGCTGCATGCCGGCGCGTAA
- a CDS encoding oxidoreductase-like domain-containing protein, with translation MPNQASDDPSVDDPRPTPPVQPEQEDCCNSGCSPCVFDLYDEALARYRIELAEWEARQAQRKQHH, from the coding sequence GTGCCGAACCAAGCTTCAGACGATCCGTCCGTCGACGATCCCCGTCCGACCCCGCCTGTCCAACCCGAGCAGGAAGACTGCTGCAACAGCGGCTGCTCGCCGTGCGTTTTCGACTTATACGACGAAGCGCTTGCGCGCTATCGCATCGAACTGGCCGAATGGGAGGCGCGGCAAGCGCAACGCAAGCAGCATCATTGA
- a CDS encoding RidA family protein yields MAEAVNPPEVWAPFGAFSMAVIQGDGRIVHLKGQVALDRNGQVVGHGDMRTQVRQTLDNIRAVLATMGGQMQDVISLVHYATDIDAFMQAGDVRKSYFAEPYPVTTTVQVERLYHPDLLIEITAVAEIPLERFRRPALRA; encoded by the coding sequence ATGGCCGAAGCAGTGAATCCGCCGGAAGTCTGGGCGCCGTTCGGCGCGTTCTCGATGGCCGTGATCCAGGGCGACGGCCGGATCGTGCATCTGAAGGGGCAGGTGGCGCTCGATCGCAACGGCCAGGTGGTCGGCCACGGCGACATGCGCACGCAGGTACGCCAGACGCTCGACAACATCCGCGCCGTGCTCGCCACGATGGGCGGACAGATGCAGGACGTGATCTCGCTCGTGCACTACGCGACCGACATCGATGCCTTCATGCAGGCCGGCGACGTCCGCAAGTCGTACTTCGCCGAGCCCTATCCCGTGACGACGACCGTCCAGGTCGAGCGTCTCTACCATCCCGACCTGCTGATCGAGATCACCGCTGTTGCCGAGATTCCGCTGGAGCGTTTTCGGCGGCCTGCATTGCGCGCGTGA